In the genome of Meles meles chromosome 2, mMelMel3.1 paternal haplotype, whole genome shotgun sequence, one region contains:
- the GRPEL1 gene encoding grpE protein homolog 1, mitochondrial: MAARCVRLARQSLPAYLSLRPSPRLLCTATKQKNSGQNLEEDVGQNEQKTDTPSPEKILLDEKVKLEEQLKETVEKYKRALADTENLRQRSQKLVEEAKLYGIQGFCKDLLEVADILEKATQSVPKEEVRDDNPHLKNLYEGLLMTEVQIQKVFTKHGLLRLNPVGARFDPYEHEALFHTPVEGKEPGTVALVSKVGYKLHGRTLRPALVGVVKAA; encoded by the exons ATGGCGGCTCGGTGTGTGAGGCTGGCGCGGCAAAGTCTCCCAGCTTACCTGTCTCTCAG ACCATCTCCTCGGCTGCTGTGCACAGctacaaaacagaagaacagtGGCCAGAACCTGGAAGAGGACGTGGGTCAGAATGAACAGAAGACAGATACTCCTTCCCCAGAGAAGATACTCCTGGACGAGAAGGTCAAGCTAGAAGAGCAGCTGAAAGAGACTGTG gaaaaGTATAAGCGAGCTTTGGCAGACACCGAGAACTTGAGGCAGAGGAGCCAGAAATTGGTGGAGGAGGCAAAATTATATG GCATCCAGGGCTTCTGTAAGGACTTGCTGGAGGTCGCAGATATCTTGGAGAAGGCGACACAGAGTGTCCCGAAGGAGGAGGTCAGAGACGACAATCCTCACCTCAAGAACCTCTACGAGGGGCTCCTGATGACAGAGGTCCAGATCCAGAAGGTGTTCACCAAACACGGCTTGCTGCGGCTGAACCCCGTGGGTGCCAGGTTCGACCCCTACGAGCACGAGGCCCTGTTCCACACGCCAGTGGAGGGCAAGGAGCCCGGCACGGTGGCGCTGGTCAGCAAAGTGGGGTACAAGCTGCACGGGCGCACCCTGAGACCCGCGCTGGTGGGGGTGGTGAAGGCAGCTTAG